A genome region from Pseudomonas helmanticensis includes the following:
- a CDS encoding type II toxin-antitoxin system VapC family toxin, whose amino-acid sequence MVLVDTNVLIDVLEDDPVWADWSIQQLRAQSLIHELAINPIVYAELSQTFSTFEALDGVVSQLGLVMQDIPRPALFLAGKAFVKYRKVGGGKHNVLADFFIGAHAAVKKLPLLTRDSKRYRNYFPSVELITPS is encoded by the coding sequence ATGGTGCTGGTCGATACGAATGTGTTGATTGATGTGCTCGAAGACGATCCGGTCTGGGCCGATTGGTCGATTCAGCAACTTCGTGCTCAATCACTGATCCATGAGTTAGCCATCAACCCGATAGTTTATGCAGAGCTATCACAGACATTTTCGACGTTTGAGGCATTGGACGGAGTAGTGAGTCAACTGGGATTGGTCATGCAGGACATTCCTAGACCCGCACTGTTTTTAGCTGGTAAGGCCTTCGTGAAGTATCGGAAGGTTGGCGGTGGAAAGCATAATGTTCTGGCGGATTTTTTCATCGGAGCACATGCGGCCGTAAAAAAATTACCCTTGTTGACGAGAGACTCCAAGCGTTACCGCAATTATTTCCCTTCAGTCGAATTGATAACGCCGTCCTGA
- a CDS encoding AbrB/MazE/SpoVT family DNA-binding domain-containing protein — protein MSTTMTSKGQVTIPKPIRDALHLTPGSAIEFSVNDHGEVVLHSAKRESGKARAPDRFDAVRGKADIKWRTDDLMALLRGDD, from the coding sequence ATGTCGACGACCATGACCAGCAAGGGGCAAGTCACAATCCCCAAGCCAATTCGTGATGCTTTGCATCTTACGCCGGGCTCGGCCATTGAGTTCAGCGTCAACGATCATGGCGAAGTGGTTCTGCATAGTGCAAAGCGCGAATCGGGAAAAGCGCGAGCTCCTGATCGATTTGATGCCGTAAGGGGCAAAGCCGATATCAAATGGCGAACCGATGATTTAATGGCCTTGCTCCGAGGGGATGATTGA